A part of Mycolicibacterium sp. TUM20985 genomic DNA contains:
- a CDS encoding Ig-like domain-containing protein — MPRDLDDAAHPRHPADRGDQPAVRRWLQAGAVAAGLGAAMIVTPVAAVATADDSAPAASSSDDAATDPVDNTADTAEPSSTSTATPHRDIGEVPRSTLSAQGVVRTQPSGDDDETDDAAAAADETIPTASTDVVEPEPDAEPQVDSPDPVIPAAPSHAPNSGSDAPSAPAPKTPTHRSVAPAATTQPEDTPKDGAAAPETSGAAIQTVARVAAPLALVSVTTKSYPAAVTAPVSIRAIVADVLRWTGFGALDPGVPLPSSPLNDLLAGAWVAVRRLHYTLFNAAPTLSPAQISQDARTGVVEGTLGGADADGDQLTYALVGKGTNGVVVLGSDGTYTYTPSSAFAHEGGTDSFTVSVTDAIANPWHIHGLADLFGHAAPATQMVIVTVAPVNTAPTAPPTITAPAPGADGVVTGSIGASDPDGDTVTYSIYRDPNVVILRPKGTATIDTATGVYEYTPAAWARHDAAAVGTAPITDTFVVTTTDSYGAQVRTTVVVSIKPDNKLPTVDPAVTLDPAHASERIVISYTSDATGTSTTTVSTSILLITPNVGDADGDSVTVTAVNADQALGTVTRKADGTFGYTPTLAALRAGGTAAQITDIVALTLDDGHGGVTSAKVTVTLQTALIIAGTLATSFPIDAAIGTADTSGLTNPGDQLTIVGVAGLIERVGDDLVFKPTTTADLPKYALGPATDFATVTVVQSGDKVYVYKRDPGTAQSSLFTIFDLGPVDQPIGSA; from the coding sequence ATGCCGCGTGATCTAGACGACGCCGCCCACCCACGCCATCCCGCCGATCGGGGCGACCAACCGGCGGTGCGGCGCTGGCTTCAGGCGGGCGCGGTGGCCGCGGGCCTGGGCGCGGCGATGATCGTCACCCCCGTCGCGGCCGTCGCCACCGCCGACGACAGCGCACCAGCGGCCAGTTCCTCCGACGACGCCGCGACCGACCCGGTCGACAACACCGCCGACACCGCGGAGCCGTCGTCAACCTCGACCGCCACGCCACACCGGGACATTGGCGAGGTGCCGCGCTCGACCCTCAGCGCGCAGGGGGTGGTGAGAACCCAGCCATCGGGAGACGACGACGAGACGGACGACGCCGCCGCCGCCGCCGACGAGACCATCCCCACCGCATCGACCGACGTCGTCGAACCCGAGCCGGACGCCGAGCCCCAGGTCGATTCACCGGACCCGGTGATACCCGCCGCGCCGAGCCACGCACCCAACTCTGGCAGCGACGCACCGTCCGCGCCGGCACCCAAGACGCCGACTCACAGGTCGGTCGCACCAGCGGCGACCACCCAGCCGGAAGACACCCCGAAAGACGGGGCCGCCGCACCCGAAACATCAGGTGCCGCAATACAAACGGTCGCGCGCGTTGCTGCCCCACTCGCCCTCGTGTCCGTGACGACGAAGTCGTATCCAGCGGCGGTCACCGCTCCCGTGAGCATCCGCGCAATCGTTGCCGACGTGTTGCGCTGGACCGGCTTCGGGGCACTGGACCCCGGCGTGCCGCTACCGTCGTCGCCGCTCAACGACCTCCTCGCCGGGGCCTGGGTCGCGGTGCGCCGACTGCACTACACGCTGTTCAACGCCGCGCCCACCCTTTCCCCGGCGCAGATATCGCAGGATGCCAGGACCGGCGTCGTCGAGGGCACCCTCGGGGGCGCCGACGCCGACGGTGACCAACTCACCTACGCTCTCGTCGGCAAGGGAACGAATGGCGTGGTCGTCCTGGGCTCCGACGGCACCTACACCTATACGCCCAGTTCGGCTTTCGCGCACGAGGGCGGCACCGACAGCTTCACGGTCTCCGTCACCGATGCCATCGCCAACCCCTGGCACATCCACGGACTCGCCGACCTCTTCGGTCACGCCGCGCCCGCCACCCAGATGGTCATCGTCACCGTTGCCCCCGTCAACACCGCCCCCACCGCCCCGCCGACGATCACCGCACCCGCCCCAGGCGCCGACGGAGTGGTCACCGGAAGCATCGGTGCCTCGGACCCCGACGGTGACACCGTGACGTACTCCATCTACCGAGACCCCAACGTGGTCATCCTCAGACCCAAGGGAACCGCCACGATCGATACGGCCACCGGTGTCTACGAGTACACACCCGCCGCCTGGGCCCGCCACGACGCGGCCGCCGTCGGCACGGCTCCGATCACCGACACCTTCGTCGTCACGACCACGGACAGCTACGGCGCCCAGGTCCGGACAACAGTCGTGGTGAGCATCAAACCCGACAACAAGCTTCCCACCGTCGATCCCGCCGTCACGCTCGACCCGGCACACGCGTCGGAACGCATAGTGATCAGCTACACCTCCGACGCGACCGGGACCTCGACGACCACGGTGTCGACGTCCATCCTGCTCATCACGCCGAACGTCGGCGACGCGGACGGCGACAGCGTGACGGTGACTGCAGTGAATGCCGACCAGGCCCTGGGCACCGTCACGCGCAAGGCCGACGGGACATTCGGCTATACGCCGACCCTCGCCGCGCTCAGAGCGGGGGGAACCGCCGCGCAGATCACCGACATCGTCGCCCTCACCCTGGACGACGGCCACGGTGGCGTGACCTCGGCGAAGGTGACCGTCACCCTTCAGACCGCGCTGATCATCGCAGGCACCCTCGCGACGAGTTTCCCCATCGACGCGGCGATTGGTACGGCCGACACCAGCGGTCTGACCAACCCGGGGGACCAGCTGACGATCGTCGGCGTGGCCGGGCTGATCGAACGGGTCGGCGACGATCTGGTCTTCAAGCCCACCACAACCGCCGACTTACCCAAGTACGCGCTCGGTCCCGCAACCGATTTCGCGACGGTGACCGTGGTTCAGAGCGGGGACAAGGTCTACGTCTACAAGAGGGACCCGGGAACTGCCCAGTCCTCCCTCTTCACGATCTTCGATCTGGGTCCGGTCGATCAGCCGATCGGGTCCGCTTGA
- a CDS encoding helix-turn-helix transcriptional regulator yields the protein MADSPRAAITVRYARALAAQDGDGLDVVSRDYENLGDLLAAADSADQAAAAHRHTGGRSHALEASARANRLAQACGLQSTHQGISGPVAPFTRRQREIAGLILDGLSNRAIADALSLSVRTVEGHVYRASFRAGVPDRKQLAELIIRFKPSPRPARPPPHRRA from the coding sequence ATGGCCGACAGTCCTCGAGCGGCGATCACAGTCCGCTACGCCCGCGCCTTGGCGGCCCAAGATGGTGACGGCCTCGACGTGGTCTCGCGGGACTACGAGAACCTGGGCGACCTTCTCGCCGCCGCCGACTCGGCGGACCAGGCGGCGGCAGCGCACCGCCACACGGGCGGCCGCAGTCATGCGCTGGAAGCGAGTGCCCGCGCCAACCGCCTGGCCCAGGCATGCGGCCTCCAATCGACCCACCAAGGGATTTCCGGTCCGGTGGCGCCGTTCACCCGACGCCAGCGCGAGATCGCCGGGCTAATCCTCGACGGGCTATCGAATCGCGCGATCGCCGACGCATTGTCCCTGTCGGTGCGGACAGTGGAGGGCCACGTGTACCGCGCAAGTTTTCGGGCCGGGGTGCCCGACCGTAAGCAGCTCGCCGAACTGATCATCCGGTTCAAACCGTCGCCGCGCCCGGCTCGACCCCCTCCACATCGACGCGCGTGA
- a CDS encoding AAA family ATPase, with protein MAATMGWPTTGRDRELKVIEEALNSATAQGVLIAGPPGVGRSRLAADAAAAAARSRWSVHPIVATLAGRTVPLSAFAPWPDTSRGVAHTASEAMAAVAALAKRTPVLLDIDDAHLLDDVSAFVVHQLVSRRVVNAVITVRTGDELPDAVLRLWKDGLLRRIDLPRWTVRAFADVLTAALTGPVSDACVHQLWDLTQGDASLLTALVDHEAAAGNLRFDGGHWRLRAEPTVTAALRDVFRVRIGPVSESVGDVLELVAVAQSVNRLHLAMLTDRQAASDAERRGLIVACDADPEAFRIRHPLYAKTVLTDLGPLQRRRLMGRLVTAMAAPGSTGPVDPARLGVALLDSDLEPQLDILRAAAETALRRLDLDVAERCAGAGAQIDAGHGMALTHAYCLLLLSRYAESRCAQSRVDRDLLDVKGLREASTLGAVLGIGPDGDDQARAIRGLRLACGGDPRDALAVTDGIDDRQLDGLGRIAHLGGRCLAHTERGEVAKARRDIDATSSLVVASLDALDVLVAAETQVPALILTGHLGEAAVVAQRTTQLCQTLSPLARASAAAITGMVALARGDLGQALQLLGPPRRAQSMRSLAQPIAIGIARCTRRRPPDRVCWTTPTRR; from the coding sequence ATGGCCGCGACCATGGGATGGCCGACGACGGGCCGGGACCGCGAGCTGAAGGTCATTGAAGAGGCGCTGAATTCCGCTACGGCGCAGGGCGTGCTGATCGCTGGGCCGCCGGGCGTGGGCAGGTCACGACTGGCCGCAGATGCCGCGGCAGCCGCCGCCAGATCGAGATGGTCGGTCCACCCGATTGTGGCCACCCTGGCCGGACGCACCGTGCCGTTGAGTGCGTTCGCCCCGTGGCCGGACACGTCCCGCGGCGTCGCGCACACCGCGTCAGAGGCGATGGCTGCCGTCGCGGCCCTGGCCAAGCGCACTCCGGTGCTCCTCGACATCGACGACGCCCATCTGCTCGACGACGTATCGGCGTTCGTCGTGCACCAACTCGTTTCGCGTCGCGTCGTCAACGCCGTCATCACGGTCCGCACCGGCGACGAGTTGCCCGACGCCGTGCTGCGACTATGGAAGGACGGTCTGCTGCGGCGCATCGATCTGCCGCGGTGGACAGTGCGGGCCTTCGCCGACGTGCTCACCGCCGCGCTCACCGGGCCCGTCTCCGATGCCTGCGTCCACCAGCTCTGGGACCTGACCCAGGGGGACGCCTCGCTGTTGACGGCGTTGGTGGACCACGAAGCAGCCGCGGGGAATCTGCGGTTCGACGGTGGCCACTGGCGGTTGCGCGCGGAACCGACCGTCACCGCGGCGCTTCGCGACGTGTTCCGGGTACGCATCGGTCCGGTGTCCGAATCCGTAGGGGACGTATTGGAACTCGTCGCCGTGGCACAGTCGGTCAATCGCCTGCACCTAGCCATGCTGACCGATCGCCAAGCCGCAAGCGACGCCGAGCGGCGTGGACTGATCGTGGCGTGCGACGCGGATCCCGAGGCGTTCAGAATCCGTCATCCGCTCTACGCGAAGACGGTGCTCACCGATCTCGGCCCACTGCAGAGGCGCCGCCTGATGGGCCGTCTCGTGACGGCGATGGCCGCACCGGGCAGCACCGGGCCCGTCGATCCAGCCCGACTCGGCGTGGCACTGCTGGACTCCGATCTCGAACCGCAACTAGACATCCTGCGAGCCGCCGCCGAGACTGCGCTACGGCGCCTCGACCTCGACGTCGCCGAGAGGTGCGCCGGGGCGGGTGCCCAGATCGACGCCGGGCATGGCATGGCACTCACCCACGCCTACTGCCTGCTACTGCTGAGCAGGTACGCGGAATCGAGGTGCGCGCAATCGCGGGTCGACCGGGATCTCTTGGACGTCAAGGGCTTGCGAGAAGCTTCGACCTTGGGCGCGGTGCTGGGGATCGGGCCGGACGGCGATGACCAGGCGCGCGCCATTCGGGGGCTTCGACTCGCGTGCGGGGGCGACCCCCGCGATGCGCTGGCGGTGACCGACGGCATCGACGACCGGCAACTCGACGGTCTCGGGCGGATCGCCCACCTAGGCGGCCGGTGCCTCGCGCATACCGAGCGCGGCGAAGTGGCCAAGGCCCGACGGGATATCGACGCGACGTCGAGCCTCGTGGTCGCCAGCCTCGACGCGCTGGACGTCTTGGTCGCCGCCGAGACGCAGGTGCCCGCGTTGATTCTGACCGGGCACCTCGGCGAGGCCGCGGTGGTGGCGCAGCGAACGACCCAACTGTGCCAAACCCTCTCACCGCTGGCTCGCGCCTCGGCTGCCGCCATCACCGGCATGGTCGCCCTGGCCCGGGGCGACCTCGGCCAGGCACTTCAACTGCTGGGCCCGCCGCGGCGGGCCCAGTCGATGAGATCCTTGGCGCAGCCCATCGCGATCGGTATCGCGCGCTGTACGCGACGGCGGCCGCCCGATCGGGTCTGCTGGACGACGCCGACTCGGCGCTGA
- the efeO gene encoding iron uptake system protein EfeO: protein MNPSVHVSPRTARAGAAAAAALLTGISLVGCQAKEAETPAGSGGNSPAQITVDASDTSCELSGTEGVTGPSTFVITNNGTKVTEFYVYGAGDRVMGEVENISPGLERKLIVQLTEPGTYQTACKPGMIGDGLRGDFTVTGDAVQVDTEGKFAEAADNYKRYVTSQTEALIPAVGAFVAAVKAKDVEAAKRQFPIARTYYERIEPVAESFPDDLDPRIDLREADLEPGQKWTGFHALEKQLWVTGLQPDADALADQLVADVKELNDGVKAPDFTIDSTQIAGGAQGLLDEIASSKISGEEDIFSHTDLWDFDANLQGSQTAVSSVRPILDERNADLGKKVDQRFAESEALLQKYRQGDGFVLYDTVTEPQRQELSRSIDALSKEVSQVQGVIAGQ, encoded by the coding sequence GTGAATCCGTCCGTCCACGTCTCCCCGCGCACTGCGAGAGCCGGTGCCGCCGCTGCGGCCGCCCTGCTGACCGGCATCTCGCTCGTCGGCTGCCAGGCCAAGGAAGCCGAGACCCCCGCGGGCAGCGGCGGGAACTCCCCGGCCCAGATCACGGTCGACGCGTCCGATACGTCGTGCGAGTTGTCCGGCACCGAGGGCGTCACCGGTCCGAGCACCTTCGTGATCACCAACAACGGCACCAAGGTCACCGAGTTCTACGTCTACGGCGCGGGCGACCGGGTGATGGGCGAGGTCGAGAACATCTCCCCCGGGCTCGAGCGCAAGCTCATCGTCCAGCTGACCGAGCCGGGTACCTACCAAACCGCTTGCAAGCCAGGCATGATCGGCGACGGCCTCCGCGGTGACTTCACCGTCACCGGCGACGCTGTGCAGGTCGACACCGAGGGCAAGTTCGCCGAAGCCGCCGACAACTACAAGCGGTACGTGACCAGCCAAACCGAAGCGTTGATCCCCGCCGTCGGCGCGTTCGTCGCGGCCGTCAAGGCCAAGGACGTCGAGGCGGCCAAGCGCCAGTTCCCGATCGCCCGTACCTACTACGAGCGCATCGAACCGGTCGCCGAGTCCTTCCCCGACGACCTCGACCCGCGCATCGACCTCCGCGAGGCCGACCTCGAACCCGGGCAGAAGTGGACGGGCTTCCACGCCCTGGAGAAGCAGCTGTGGGTCACCGGTCTGCAGCCCGACGCCGATGCCCTCGCCGACCAGCTGGTGGCCGACGTCAAGGAACTCAATGACGGCGTCAAGGCCCCCGACTTCACGATCGACTCGACCCAGATCGCCGGTGGCGCACAGGGTCTGCTCGACGAGATCGCGTCCAGCAAGATCAGCGGTGAAGAGGACATCTTCAGCCACACCGACCTCTGGGACTTCGACGCCAACCTGCAGGGCTCGCAGACCGCGGTCTCCTCGGTGCGGCCGATTCTCGACGAACGCAACGCCGACCTGGGCAAGAAGGTCGACCAGCGCTTCGCGGAATCCGAAGCCCTCCTGCAGAAGTACCGCCAGGGTGACGGGTTCGTCCTCTACGACACCGTGACCGAGCCGCAGCGCCAAGAGCTTTCGCGCTCGATCGACGCATTGAGCAAGGAAGTCAGCCAGGTGCAGGGTGTCATCGCAGGTCAGTGA
- the efeB gene encoding iron uptake transporter deferrochelatase/peroxidase subunit — MILAELNSARGGLSRRKLFGAAGVTAAVVGAAGAGALAGRASASSPTTELQESVPFRGAHQAGIVTAAQDRMHFCSFDVTTDDREEVVAMLKQWTSMAERLTLAEEAVADGAVGLNPYAPPADTGEALGLPASQLTLTVGFGPSFFVKDGKDRFGIADRRPEALIDLPKFPNETMDPARSHGDICVQACANDPQVAVHAIRNLARVAFGTAAVRYSQLGFGRTSSTTRDQATPRNLFGFKDGTSNLKAEDTGALDRHVWVADGDGPAWMTGGTYLVTRRIRMRIENWDHTTLLEQERVIGRLKGTGAPIGYADEFDALDFTTKSSKGTPLIDMAAHVRLASKENLGGIEILRRGYNFTDGTDGFGHLDAGLFFIAFVRDARTSFVPMQMELSRHDALNEYITHTGTALFACPPGLPNGDANAYWGSTLFS, encoded by the coding sequence GTGATACTCGCCGAGCTGAATTCGGCCCGCGGCGGGTTGTCGCGCCGCAAGCTCTTCGGCGCGGCGGGGGTGACGGCGGCCGTGGTCGGCGCGGCGGGCGCGGGTGCGCTCGCCGGCCGGGCCTCGGCCAGCTCCCCTACGACCGAACTGCAGGAATCCGTGCCGTTCCGCGGCGCGCACCAGGCGGGGATCGTCACCGCGGCGCAGGACCGTATGCACTTCTGTTCCTTCGACGTCACCACCGACGACCGTGAGGAAGTCGTGGCGATGCTCAAGCAGTGGACGTCGATGGCCGAGCGGCTGACGCTCGCCGAGGAGGCCGTCGCCGACGGCGCCGTCGGCCTCAACCCGTATGCGCCCCCCGCGGATACCGGTGAGGCGCTTGGCCTTCCGGCCTCCCAGCTGACGTTGACGGTCGGCTTCGGCCCGTCGTTCTTCGTCAAGGACGGCAAGGACCGGTTTGGCATCGCCGATCGGCGCCCGGAGGCGTTGATCGATCTGCCCAAGTTCCCCAACGAGACGATGGACCCGGCGAGGAGCCACGGCGACATCTGTGTACAGGCCTGCGCCAACGACCCCCAGGTCGCCGTGCACGCCATTCGCAACCTCGCCAGGGTCGCGTTCGGCACCGCCGCGGTGCGCTACTCCCAGCTGGGCTTCGGTCGCACGTCGTCGACGACGCGTGACCAGGCGACGCCTCGAAACCTGTTCGGCTTCAAGGACGGAACGTCCAACCTGAAGGCGGAGGATACCGGCGCCCTGGACCGGCACGTCTGGGTGGCCGACGGTGACGGGCCGGCGTGGATGACCGGCGGCACCTACCTGGTGACCCGACGCATCCGGATGCGCATCGAGAACTGGGACCACACCACTCTTCTCGAGCAGGAGCGGGTCATCGGACGGCTGAAGGGCACCGGTGCGCCGATCGGGTACGCCGACGAATTCGACGCGCTCGACTTCACCACCAAGAGCTCGAAGGGCACCCCGCTCATCGACATGGCCGCCCACGTCCGGCTCGCGTCGAAGGAGAACCTCGGCGGGATCGAGATCCTGCGCCGCGGCTACAACTTCACCGACGGGACGGACGGCTTCGGCCACCTGGACGCCGGGCTGTTCTTCATTGCGTTCGTCCGCGACGCGAGGACGTCGTTCGTCCCGATGCAGATGGAACTGTCCCGCCACGATGCGCTCAACGAGTACATCACCCATACCGGCACCGCACTGTTCGCCTGCCCGCCGGGACTACCGAACGGTGACGCCAACGCCTACTGGGGCTCGACGCTGTTCAGCTGA
- the efeU gene encoding iron uptake transporter permease EfeU: protein MTAVGEVSTSLMAAGPSVSSQLFGSALIGVREGLEAAIVVTILVAFLVKSDRRDALRWVWLGVGAAIGMTVAVFLVIQFGENTISGLGAEAIAGVASVIAVAIVTTMVIWMKKASASMSGQLRGDMARALEAGALAVFSLSFLAVGREGVETALFMVGFADAKTLWPLTGLVVGVLVAVAIAFGMYRGALRINLAKFFRYTGAFLIVVAAGILSYGVGALQTVGWLPGLASRPFDISSWFDWSSWYGQVVQGVFNVTPTPTWLQFISWALYLVIVLIVFLRPLRAPAKPAATPPPGTPPASADRTPEEPRSTATPERSTR, encoded by the coding sequence ATGACCGCGGTAGGTGAGGTGTCCACGTCACTGATGGCCGCGGGTCCCAGCGTGTCGTCCCAGCTCTTCGGCAGCGCGCTCATCGGCGTCCGGGAGGGTCTCGAGGCCGCCATCGTCGTCACGATCCTGGTCGCATTCCTCGTCAAGTCCGATCGCCGCGACGCCCTCAGATGGGTCTGGCTTGGCGTCGGCGCCGCGATCGGCATGACGGTCGCCGTGTTCCTGGTCATCCAATTCGGCGAGAACACGATCTCCGGGCTCGGCGCCGAAGCCATCGCCGGTGTCGCGTCGGTGATCGCCGTCGCCATCGTCACGACGATGGTCATCTGGATGAAGAAGGCGTCGGCGAGCATGTCGGGCCAACTCCGCGGCGACATGGCGCGGGCGCTCGAAGCAGGCGCGCTGGCCGTGTTCTCGCTGTCCTTCCTCGCCGTGGGGCGTGAAGGCGTCGAGACCGCGCTGTTCATGGTGGGCTTCGCCGACGCCAAGACCCTGTGGCCGCTGACGGGCCTCGTCGTCGGCGTGCTCGTCGCCGTGGCGATCGCGTTCGGCATGTACCGCGGCGCCCTGCGAATCAACCTGGCCAAGTTCTTCCGCTACACCGGCGCGTTCCTGATCGTCGTCGCCGCGGGCATCCTGTCCTACGGCGTCGGCGCCCTGCAGACCGTCGGCTGGCTGCCCGGCCTGGCCAGCCGCCCCTTCGACATCAGCTCGTGGTTTGACTGGTCGTCCTGGTACGGCCAGGTCGTCCAGGGCGTCTTCAACGTCACCCCGACGCCGACCTGGTTGCAGTTCATCTCCTGGGCGCTCTATCTGGTGATCGTCCTCATCGTCTTCCTGCGCCCCCTGCGGGCGCCCGCGAAGCCGGCGGCTACTCCACCGCCGGGCACTCCCCCCGCCAGCGCCGACCGCACTCCCGAAGAACCGCGGTCCACCGCCACCCCCGAAAGGTCGACCAGGTGA
- a CDS encoding helix-turn-helix transcriptional regulator: MSERWPLTGRGEQLGLMADALGGNGSRGVLIVGPAGVGKTRLAHEAITAATALGQTSYRVACTAAGRSVPLGAFTFVGDIIDDVRVATADRVIDALTSGVDGQIVLGIDDAHLLDDASADVVERLLRSGAVRAVLTVRAGGPGSAAAVARWSDALLRTLELQPLLRTDFDRLVRRALVGAVNGECAQRLWARTRGNVLFLHHLLHQEQADGRLRVVGGQWQWAETATMSQSLRDLVLLQIGAMSDDVRDVVGAVAVADTISRSILTGVAEPAAVEEASGRGLITAAPSSPDAFVIGHPLYAEAIVARDDAGLARLRGRVAVAIERAGSSVPVDPIRLGLLWLASDLPADPGVLGLAADAAADRLDSVLAERFARAAVGAGGGTTASLRHARALHFLGRGAEAARILDGIPLDDELAEGPSDPLIIRIANLTWGMGALDEATRLVDDALETASGPRRHGLLVNRALQLMLGGRPAAAMSVLGTVERGRLARLDQITALIVETMALADLGQDLAAGVSARECEGLVAASTQQVLHLVILAVARASALAMAGYPGEALAVAERCRNRCAELPGVARTTSEAAYGLVALRRGDLATALKCLDPDVLDFDEYSISSGVAYRYSIYYAEALAVAGDSVSAAAALRRAQESRRSSEAHLDTSLLLAESWVAASHGSGTAARDVARRAADLARDRQQFAQEAYCLHTAAQFGDGSVVTRLMELATVVEGPRCRLAIRHARALADGNAIELDSVSAGFEVMGDPLVAARTASQAAGLHRRAGRRGSALTAGERAIRLARGCGAAAGPIVAEARVTIPFTRREREVALLVARGLSNREIAEALSLSVRTVEGHVRHSCAKADVASRTELALLITRVDVEGVEPGAATV, encoded by the coding sequence GTGAGCGAGCGCTGGCCCTTGACGGGCCGGGGTGAGCAGCTCGGCCTGATGGCTGATGCGTTGGGCGGGAACGGGTCTCGCGGTGTGCTGATCGTCGGACCTGCCGGCGTCGGCAAGACGCGCCTGGCCCACGAGGCGATAACCGCCGCCACCGCACTGGGGCAGACGTCGTACCGCGTCGCGTGTACGGCCGCGGGTCGATCGGTACCGCTGGGGGCGTTCACCTTCGTCGGCGACATCATCGACGACGTGCGGGTCGCGACGGCGGATCGTGTCATCGATGCGCTGACCTCGGGGGTCGACGGCCAGATCGTGTTGGGCATCGACGACGCGCACCTGTTGGACGATGCCTCCGCCGACGTCGTCGAGCGGCTGCTGCGCAGCGGAGCGGTGAGGGCAGTGCTGACGGTCCGGGCGGGCGGACCGGGCAGCGCGGCGGCGGTGGCGCGTTGGAGTGACGCCCTGCTGCGGACGCTGGAGCTGCAGCCGTTGCTCAGGACGGACTTCGACCGGTTGGTTCGGCGTGCGCTGGTCGGCGCGGTGAACGGTGAGTGTGCGCAACGGCTATGGGCGAGGACTCGGGGCAATGTCCTCTTCCTGCACCACCTGCTTCACCAAGAGCAAGCCGACGGCCGGCTGCGCGTGGTGGGCGGCCAGTGGCAGTGGGCGGAGACGGCGACGATGTCCCAGTCGCTGCGGGATCTGGTGCTGCTGCAGATCGGAGCGATGTCCGACGACGTCCGCGACGTCGTCGGTGCAGTCGCCGTCGCGGACACCATTTCCCGGTCCATCCTGACGGGGGTAGCAGAGCCGGCCGCGGTCGAGGAGGCGTCCGGGCGCGGGCTCATCACAGCCGCACCGTCGAGTCCCGATGCGTTCGTGATCGGCCACCCGTTGTACGCCGAGGCGATCGTGGCGCGTGACGACGCCGGCCTGGCCCGCTTGCGCGGCCGGGTCGCCGTGGCAATCGAACGGGCCGGTTCATCGGTGCCCGTCGATCCGATTCGGCTGGGACTGCTGTGGCTGGCTTCCGACTTGCCCGCCGACCCAGGGGTTCTCGGGCTGGCCGCCGATGCCGCCGCCGACCGGCTCGATTCGGTGCTGGCGGAAAGGTTCGCCAGGGCCGCGGTCGGCGCCGGCGGCGGGACGACCGCGAGTCTCCGCCACGCGCGCGCACTGCACTTCCTCGGCCGCGGCGCGGAGGCCGCGCGCATCCTGGACGGGATACCCCTCGACGACGAGCTCGCCGAGGGCCCCAGCGATCCGTTGATCATTCGGATCGCGAACCTGACGTGGGGGATGGGTGCTCTTGACGAGGCCACCCGCCTGGTCGACGACGCACTCGAAACCGCCTCGGGACCCCGGCGTCATGGCCTGCTGGTCAATCGCGCACTACAGCTGATGCTGGGCGGGAGGCCGGCTGCGGCGATGTCGGTGCTCGGCACCGTGGAGCGCGGACGTCTCGCCCGCCTCGATCAGATCACCGCTCTGATCGTCGAGACGATGGCGCTGGCGGATCTGGGTCAGGACCTCGCGGCGGGCGTCAGCGCCAGAGAGTGCGAAGGTCTGGTCGCCGCATCGACGCAGCAGGTGCTCCATCTGGTGATCCTGGCGGTGGCGCGGGCGTCGGCCTTGGCGATGGCGGGATATCCGGGTGAGGCACTGGCCGTGGCAGAGCGCTGCCGCAATCGTTGCGCCGAACTGCCCGGCGTCGCCCGCACGACGTCGGAGGCCGCCTACGGTCTGGTCGCGTTGCGGCGCGGCGACCTGGCCACGGCGCTGAAGTGCCTGGACCCCGATGTCCTCGACTTCGATGAGTACTCGATCAGTTCTGGTGTCGCATACCGGTATTCGATCTACTATGCCGAGGCCTTGGCCGTGGCCGGGGATTCGGTGTCGGCAGCCGCCGCTTTGCGGCGGGCTCAGGAGTCGCGCCGATCGAGTGAGGCGCACCTCGACACCTCGCTGCTGCTCGCCGAATCCTGGGTGGCCGCGAGCCACGGATCCGGCACCGCCGCCCGCGACGTCGCCCGTCGCGCCGCAGACCTCGCACGCGATCGTCAGCAGTTCGCGCAGGAGGCGTACTGCCTGCACACGGCGGCGCAGTTCGGCGACGGTTCGGTGGTCACCCGACTCATGGAGTTGGCAACCGTCGTGGAAGGGCCACGCTGCCGGCTCGCCATCCGGCATGCACGCGCGCTGGCCGACGGTAATGCAATCGAACTCGATTCGGTATCAGCCGGTTTCGAAGTCATGGGCGATCCGCTGGTGGCGGCGCGAACGGCCTCCCAGGCCGCCGGTCTTCATCGTCGGGCCGGGCGGCGTGGAAGCGCACTGACGGCGGGTGAGCGCGCGATCCGGCTGGCCCGCGGCTGCGGCGCGGCGGCGGGTCCCATCGTTGCCGAGGCCCGGGTCACGATTCCGTTCACCCGCAGGGAGCGAGAGGTGGCTCTGCTGGTGGCGCGTGGCCTGTCCAACCGGGAGATCGCCGAGGCCCTCTCGCTGTCGGTGCGGACGGTCGAAGGCCACGTCCGGCACTCGTGCGCCAAGGCCGACGTCGCCAGCCGCACCGAACTTGCGCTGTTGATCACGCGCGTCGATGTGGAGGGGGTCGAGCCGGGCGCGGCGACGGTTTGA